One Takifugu rubripes unplaced genomic scaffold, fTakRub1.2, whole genome shotgun sequence DNA window includes the following coding sequences:
- the LOC115248115 gene encoding NACHT, LRR and PYD domains-containing protein 12-like gives MVKTILGGQRHIAHYSSAASAFPSHLRELDLSLNILQDLGVKVLCDFLQNPLCKLETLGLVDCRLSEFSCDWLASVLKSNPSSLRELDLSWNELRDSGVKLLSSGLASPNCKLETLSLTDCSLSQSSCDALASALKSNPYHLRELDLIERNNQDSGVKVLWDFLKDPLCKLENISLNRCCLSKVSCDSLDSVLSSNPYHLRFLDLSENILQDSGVK, from the exons ATGGTGAAAACTATTCTAG GTGGGCAGCGTCATATCGCCCACTATTCCTCAGCTGCCTCTGCcttcccctcccatctgagagaactggacctgagtctgaaCATTCTGCAGGATTTGGGAGTGAAGGTGCTCTGTGATTTTCTCCAaaatccactctgtaaactggagactctcgg ttTGGttgactgcaggttatcagagttcagctgtgattggctggcctCAGTCTTAAAGTCCAACCCCTCCAGTCTTAGAGAACTGGATCTGAGTTGGAACGAGCTGAGGGATTCAGGAGTAAAGCTGCTCAGTTCTGGACTGGctagtccaaactgtaaactggagactctcag TTTGACTGACTGCAGCTTatcacagagcagctgtgatgctctggcttcagctctgaagtccaacccctaCCATCtaagagaactggacctgat TGAGAGGAATaatcaggattcaggagtgaaggtgCTCTGGGATTTTCTAAAGgatccactctgtaaactggagaatATCAG TTTGAATCGCTGCTGCTTATCAAAGGTCAGCTGTGATTCTCTGGATTCAGTTCTGTCGTCCAACCCTTACCATCTGAGatttctggacctgagtgagaacatcctgcaggattcaggagtgaag